The Rahnella aquatilis CIP 78.65 = ATCC 33071 genomic sequence ACCCCTGTCATCCTGCTCAATAACAAGACGCTGGATGTTTCTCTCAGTATCGGTATCGCGCTGTCGCCTTCTCAGGCCAGCAACGCGAAAGAGTTACTGGATAAGGCCGATGAGGCCATGTACCGTTCGAAAAAAATTTCCGGCAGTTGCTGGCATGTCTCTTCAGGCATGCCGCTTCCTGTCGTGATGAAAGACTAAAAGGAATTAATGAGTATGAAGACCTGCAATACTTTCAAAACCTGGTTTAAACTCGCCGCCATGGGGCTGTGCATTCTGCTGCTCGCCGCCTGTCAGAGCAAACCGGCGGGCTTGACGCCGGAACAGATCGCCGTACTGCAAAAAAACGGCTTCTCGCAGACAGAAGCGGGCTGGGAACTGGGACTGGATGCCAAAGTGCTGTTTGGCAATAATCAGGCGACGCTTTCGCCAGAGAGTAAGCAGTCGGTGGAAAAACTGGCCGGTGAACTGCTGCATGTTGGTCTGAACAAAGTCAATCTCGACGGCCATACCGATAACTACGGCGACGCCGGTTACAACAATGATCTGTCGCTGCGACGCGCCAACACGGTAGCCGCCGCCTTTGCCGATGCGGGAATGCCGCGCACCAATATCCATACCCGCGGATTAGGTCAGAGCCAGCCGGTCGCCAGCAATAAAACCCAGGCCGGACGCGCCCAGAACCGCCGCGTGTCTGTGATTATTGTGGTGTAAATAACACTGAATTGAGTAACAGACTGGTACGCCTCAACGCTGAGGCGTATTATTCCTTCATCCCCCTCTCACTATCCTATTGATTCTGGTGCAATAGCCCATCATTAGCTCATTTTCAGGACAGTTTTCAGCAATGGAAGATACATCATTAAAAGTATTGCAGGCCTGGCAGGAATATATCAAATACAGCGGCATGGAAAAAAGTAAAATCCCGGCTGACAACCTTCACGAATACCAGCAAATATACCTTACTGACCGGAATGTTCGTGATGATGATGACGGAATACGCATTACACTTTCGTCTAATACCCTTGAGCTTCTGAAACAAAAATACATTAAGTATGATAAGAAAGGGAAAGTAGAGAGTACAACACCGGTACACTTCCTCTTCCCGATCATCCGCTACAGTGAATTCAGCAATAACAAAAAAACCACGAAATACCTCCCTTTATTTTCCTTTCAGCTGAATCCTGAATTATTCATACAGGAAGGCCAGCAAACTGTTTTAATCCCGGTTAAGGATGGCACCCGTGTTTCCCCGCTGTTGTCCGCATTCAAAGAATTACTGGGATTTGATATCAGCGAACTGGGCGAAAACCGCCATATGATGAGCCTGATCAGCGCCCTGAATGAACAAAAATATAATTCATTCCTGGAGG encodes the following:
- a CDS encoding OmpA family protein, which translates into the protein MKTCNTFKTWFKLAAMGLCILLLAACQSKPAGLTPEQIAVLQKNGFSQTEAGWELGLDAKVLFGNNQATLSPESKQSVEKLAGELLHVGLNKVNLDGHTDNYGDAGYNNDLSLRRANTVAAAFADAGMPRTNIHTRGLGQSQPVASNKTQAGRAQNRRVSVIIVV